One Candidatus Methylomirabilota bacterium genomic window carries:
- a CDS encoding SHOCT domain-containing protein, with product MRRKIPSPMIKYLYRASAGREPSQSALEILKQRYAKGEIGKEEFEDKRRELLS from the coding sequence ATGAGAAGGAAAATCCCCTCACCTATGATCAAATACCTCTACCGCGCCTCGGCTGGCAGAGAGCCATCGCAAAGTGCCTTAGAGATTCTGAAGCAGCGCTATGCTAAGGGTGAGATCGGGAAGGAAGAATTCGAGGACAAGAGAAGAGAACTGTTGTCGTGA